A section of the Harmonia axyridis chromosome 2, icHarAxyr1.1, whole genome shotgun sequence genome encodes:
- the LOC123673324 gene encoding uncharacterized protein LOC123673324, producing the protein MATVSCMKCSLAIEDGTDNMLRCDGCNRPIHASCSELTAAELKCFNLRSNVKRRVKYLCLECEQGLHQIPKILQLISEMRDEIRELKRSKSVDVGVTQVMSGPSPQSSEEIINEVFERTKRSHNLIIHGSIERGANRQDQLQIDSDMVQSILNECVVSEQNFKFFRIGRFDSTKETRSRPIKVSFSSPDPVSVILRKFKKLKSKFEKIYVAPDRTPRQVAFYRSVRSELDQRLAAGESNLRIKSACEYTYDIVCITETWLGDSVFDGELFPPGYKVIRCDRQFGRVNRSRGGGVLVAASNSTSFSLIDGAFLTDRVPLVDVVLCRFTEPFTFIVCVVYIPPDITVFQLETFTTALELNFSGETVFLVGDFNCPDFVCSSRGPKSILLQNFCDLLGLRQFNSVLNGDLRLLDLVLRADYSSLSTAINSVNWDIIADFKSVDEALDFFYDKLFEILDDLVPRRTNYSADPDFPVWFTRKLKRDIRLKNYYRVKRRNGGERRYFFEFKRLRALVKSEINLEYSRYLSEVQSQIRSNPSSFWKYLDQRRGSTRIPGVFHSNERLYDDPREIVDLFGAHFSNVNNLTAASVQDSEYSTNFPPVFVPSVTEDEIKSIMEKYPDRLTSGDDQLPAVFLRECSSALARPLHRIISISLSSFTFPMRWKRARVVPVFKKGDSSSVENYRPISILSNFAKVYEEVLYSSIYHHIKHRLSSAQHGFVRGRSTVTNLATISQVIAESLDDGGQVDVIYTDFSCAFDTVDHNLLLNKLASLGFAPDFVRLLRSYLKGRTNYVFYNGFRSFEYELKFGVPQGSNLGPLLFIIFIDDLLCSLNCEALAYADDLKLFMRIHGINDQLLLQSSLELVQSWCLRNGLILNLKKCFKVTFTRKTQPLAFDYHIGGDLIAAGDHFRDLGVWFDSELSFVPHVEDLCSSACRSLGFLFRSFRELDDLSALRNVYFSLVLSRLEYANMIWFPIYATHLTPIERVQRKFLKYVVYRKTGIYPERGVDLFGIMEELKLSTLFERQVQQCARFAQKLLGGRIHCPFLLSRVNIHVPRMAARSSPTFSLPTPRTNILQRAPVYRLCDCANKVNISLL; encoded by the exons ATGGCTACTGTGTCTTGCATGAAATGTAGCTTAGCTATTGAGGATGGCACAGATAACATGTTGAGATGTGATGGTTGCAACAGACCTATTCATGCCTCCTGTTCGGAGCTTACTGCTGCGGAACTAAAGTGTTTCAACCTACGCTCAAATGTTAAGAGACGTGTGAAATACCTCTGTCTTGAGTGCGAGCAGGGTCTTCACCAGATTCCTAAAATTTTGCAATTAATAAGCGAGATGAGAGATGAGATACGTGAGCTGAAGCGATCAAAATCCGTTGATGTTGGAGTGACACAGGTGATGTCTGGGCCCTCCCCTCAGTCCAGTGAAGAAATTATTAATGAGGTGTTTGAAAGAACTAAGCGCTCCCATAACTTAATCATACATGGGAGTATTGAGAGAGGTGCTAACAGGCAAGACCAGTTGCAGATTGATTCTGATATGGTTCAATCAATTCTTAATGAATGTGTTGTTTCTGagcaaaattttaagtttttcagAATAGGAAGGTTTGATTCTACCAAGGAAACGCGTTCTCGTCCTATAAAGGTTAGTTTTTCTTCACCTGATCCAGTGTCTGTCATTTTGCGgaagttcaaaaagttgaaGTCCAAGTTCGAGAAAATATACGTTGCTCCCGATAGAACTCCACGACAGGTAGCATTTTACAGATCTGTTAGATCTGAGTTGGATCAACGTTTGGCAGCGGGAGAGTCAAATCTCCGAATAAA ATCAGCATGTGAATATACGTATGATATAGTTTGTATAACTGAGACATGGCTTGGTGATTCGGTTTTTGATGGTGAATTGTTTCCTCCAGGATATAAAGTGATTAGATGTGATAGACAGTTTGGTAGGGTTAATAGGTCTCGTGGCGGTGGAGTTCTGGTCGCGGCTTCTAACAGTACATCTTTCAGCCTTATTGATGGAGCATTTTTGACCGATCGTGTCCCCTTGGTGGATGTGGTTTTGTGCCGTTTTACTGAGCCCTTTACTTTTATTGTGTGTGTGGTTTATATTCCGCCTGATATTACTGTTTTTCAGCTTGAGACTTTTACTACTGCATTGGAGTTGAATTTTTCTGGAGAGACTGTGTTCCTTGTTGGTGACTTCAATTGTCCTGATTTTGTTTGTTCTAGTCGTGGTCCTAAATCAATTCTTTTGCAGAACTTCTGTGATCTCCTGGGTCTGCGTCAGTTCAACTCCGTTCTTAACGGGGATCTCAGGCTGCTGGACTTAGTTCTG AGGGCTGATTACTCTTCTTTGTCTACGGCAATCAATTCCGTTAATTGGGATATTATAGCAGATTTCAAGAGTGTCGATGAAGCTTTGGATTTCTTTTACGACAAACTTTTCGAGATTCTGGATGACCTTGTTCCTAGAAGGACTAACTATTCGGCAGATCCTGACTTCCCTGTCTGGTTCACGAGAAAATTAAAACGTGATATCCGCTTGAAGAACTATTACAGAGTGAAGAGGCGTAATGGTGGTGAAAgaagatatttttttgaatttaagcGATTGAGAGCACTGGTCaagtctgaaattaatttggaGTACAGCAGATATCTGTCCGAGGTGCAGAGCCAAATAAGATCAAACCCCTCTTCATTCTGGAAATATCTGGATCAGAGAAGGGGTTCCACAAGAATTCCTGGAGTCTTTCATTCTAATGAACGTCTTTATGACGATCCCAGAgaaattgttgatttatttggagCTCATTTTTCTAACGTGAATAACCTGACTGCTGCCAGTGTTCAAGATTCTGAATATTCGACGAACTTTCCACCAGTCTTTGTTCCATCAGTGACAGAGGATGAAATAAAGTCCATTATGGAAAAATATCCTGACCGATTAACATCTGGTGACGATCAGCTTCCAGCTGTGTTCTTGAGGGAATGTAGCTCTGCTCTGGCCAGACCTCTCCACCGTATAATCTCCATTAGCCTTAGTTCTTTTACTTTCCCTATGAGATGGAAGAGGGCTAGGGTAGTTCCGGTGTTCAAGAAGGGTGACTCGTCTTCTGTGgagaattatagacctatttcCATTTTGTCGAACTTTGCTAAGGTATATGAGGAGGTCCTGTATTCAAGCATTTACCACCATATTAAGCACCGTTTATCATCAGCACAGCATGGTTTTGTCCGGGGAAGGTCGACAGTAACTAACCTAGCCACAATTTCGCAGGTCATAGCAGAGTCCCTTGATGATGGAGGTCAGGTTGATGTGATCTATACAGATTTCTCATGCGCCTTTGACACCGTTGACCATAATTTGCTTTTGAACAAGCTAGCATCACTTGGTTTTGCGCCTGACTTTGTGAGGTTGCTTCGTTCCTATTTGAAGGGTAGAACTAATTATGTTTTCTACAATGGATTCAGATCTTTTGAGTATGAGCTCAAGTTtggcgttcctcagggatctAACCTCGGACCATTGCtgtttataatatttattgatgacCTTTTATGCTCTCTCAATTGTGAGGCTCTAGCCTATGCTGATGATCTGAAGCTGTTCATGAGAATACATGGAATTAATGACCAATTACTTCTTCAGTCGAGTTTAGAGTTGGTTCAAAGTTGGTGCTTGCGGAATGgacttattttaaatttgaagaagtgTTTTAAAGTTACTTTCACCAGGAAGACGCAGCCACTAGCTTTCGATTATCACATTGGTGGTGATTTAATTGCGGCTGGAGATCACTTTCGTGACCTGGGAGTTTGGTTTGACAGTGAGCTGAGTTTTGTTCCACATGTTGAGGATCTGTGTTCATCTGCCTGTAGGTCTTTGGGTTTTCTGTTCAGGAGCTTCCGTGAACTAGACGATCTATCTGCTCTCAGAAATGTCTACTTTTCCCTTGTTCTCAGTAGGTTGGAGTATGCTAACATGATTTGGTTCCCAATTTATGCAACGCATCTTACTCCCATTGAGCGAGTTCAGAGGAAGTTCCTGAAATACGTCGTTTATAGGAAGACAGGCATATATCCAGAGCGTGGTGTTGATCTTTTCGGCATAATGGAAGAGCTGAAGCTTTCAACTTTATTTGAGCGGCAGGTTCAGCAGTGCGCGAGATTCGCCCAAAAACTCTTGGGTGGAAGGATTCACTGCCCATTTCTGCTCTCTCGGGTGAACATTCACGTCCCGAGGATGGCAGCCAGGAGTTCTCCAACATTTAGTCTACCCACGCCTCGGACCAACATACTCCAGCGGGCACCTGTGTATAGGCTTTGTGATTGTGCTAACAAAGTCAATATAAGTCTATTGTAA